CGGCGCCGCGAAGCGTCTCTCGCTCTTTGTACAGAGAGCCCGCCGCCACAGCCAGACCCGCAGCCGCCGCCCAGCCGACCCACGGCAGAACCCTACCGGCAAACCCGGGCTTCTGTGGCTCTTCCTCCGTCGAGTAGAGGCTACCCGCCGCATGTCCAAATTCATCATTCGCAGCCACGCGCGCACTTGCGCTGGCAGTAGCAGCAGCGGCCGCGGTCTCAACCGGCCGATCGATCGGAATCGCCTTCTTCTCCCGCCCAACCTGTTTCATCAGCCGCTCGCGAGCCTCCGCGGACGGCGATTGCATCTCTACCGTATGGGCATACACGGCAAGATCGCCCTGTATCTCCGCCAACTCGCGCCGCGCTTCCTCAGACCGTTCCACGTAGGCGGCAATCTCTGCCATCTCTTCCGCAGGAAGCAGCTGCATGGCAAACAACGCCAGATCTTCTGATGTAATACGCCGTGGCTCGCTCATGCTGGGAACGCCTTTCTCAGCGAAGTAAGCGCGCTGCGGATTCTTGTCTTGACTGTCCCAAGTGGATCGCCCGTCATCTCGGCGATCTCGGAGTGCGTCAGTCCATCAAAAAACGCCATCTCCAAAGTCTTACGCTGCTCCACCGGCAGCAGTTTGATCACGCCCCGTGCCTTTTCCATCAAACTATTTCGTTCCGCTTCGTTCGCAAGATTGTAGTTCGAAGCCAGCGACATATCGTCGACCGATTCCATCGGACGCTTCCGACGCAGAGAATCGATCGATCGATTTCTCGAAACCACAGCGAGCCAGCCGCCAAGACTGCCGCGAGTTGCTACAAAGCCATCAGGGTTACGCCAGATCTGCATAAAGATTTCCTGGAGCACGTCCTCCGCCGCAGCCGGGTCGCGGAGGACCCGAAGGGCCACCGAGTACACAACCTTCGAATAGCGGTCGAACAGCGCCGCCATGGCGTACTCGTCCCCCCTCTGCACAAGGCCAAGCAGAACAGCATCGTCCTGCCCCGAGGGCGGTGGTGAATTTACGAGTCCCGTTTCTCTATACATAAAACGCACCCACTACAATTGCAGATTGCAAAAAAAGCCAAGTATTTAGGTTCCCTCAGGCAACCCCATGTAACCTCAGATAAGTTACTTCATTCAGTGCACACCAGAGCTACTTTACCCGAAAATTCAGCCCGTGGCAGACTTACTCGTCATCCGTATCGAATATGCAATTTCATTCTCATAAAGAAAT
The nucleotide sequence above comes from Tunturibacter empetritectus. Encoded proteins:
- a CDS encoding anti-sigma factor, with protein sequence MSEPRRITSEDLALFAMQLLPAEEMAEIAAYVERSEEARRELAEIQGDLAVYAHTVEMQSPSAEARERLMKQVGREKKAIPIDRPVETAAAAATASASARVAANDEFGHAAGSLYSTEEEPQKPGFAGRVLPWVGWAAAAGLAVAAGSLYKERETLRGAVTEQSSRIDHLTADAAAARQVLDAMTDSSAVRVTLNVKGAPPPVPQGRATYVASKGTLIFLATNLEPLQPSKTYELWLIPAGAGQNPIPAGTFRPDARGNASVIMPTLPKGVEAKAFGVTVEEEGGAATPTLPIILVGAAAGE
- a CDS encoding RNA polymerase sigma factor, giving the protein MYRETGLVNSPPPSGQDDAVLLGLVQRGDEYAMAALFDRYSKVVYSVALRVLRDPAAAEDVLQEIFMQIWRNPDGFVATRGSLGGWLAVVSRNRSIDSLRRKRPMESVDDMSLASNYNLANEAERNSLMEKARGVIKLLPVEQRKTLEMAFFDGLTHSEIAEMTGDPLGTVKTRIRSALTSLRKAFPA